In Sphaeramia orbicularis chromosome 3, fSphaOr1.1, whole genome shotgun sequence, a genomic segment contains:
- the ca7 gene encoding carbonic anhydrase 7 codes for MKGHHWGYGKEDGPSAWHNKYPVAHGSRQSPIDIVPHQASRDPNLSQIVLNYDRCTSINISNNGHSVVVEFDDTDDRSVIQGGPLDNPYRLKQFHFHWGEKGCEGSEHTVSGNSYASELHLVHWNAVKYKTFDEAATAPDGLAVLGIFLDTGDDHRWLHTITDALYMVKFKGSITDFKDFNPKCLLPSSLHYWTYLGSLTTPPLHESVIWIVLKDPITVSEKQLGKFRMLLFTGEEEDQRLRMENNFRPPQPLKGRKVRSSN; via the exons ATGAAGGGGCATCACTGGGGCTATGGGAAAGAAGACG GTCCATCTGCATGGCACAACAAATACCCTGTAGCCCACGGAAGTCGACAGTCTCCCATTGACATCGTTCCCCATCAGGCTTCACGTGACCCCAATCTGAGCCAGATTGTCCTGAACTATGACCGTTGTACCTCCATCAATATCTCCAACAATGGGCACTCTGTAGTAGTGGAGTTTGATGACACAGATGATAGATCAG TGATCCAGGGAGGCCCTCTTGACAACCCCTACAGACTAAAACAGTTTCACTTCCACTGGGGTGAAAAGGGATGTGAAGGCTCTGAGCACACTGTGTCAGGAAATAGCTATGCGTCTGAG CTTCATCTAGTGCACTGGAATGCTGTCAAGTACAAGACATTTGATGAGGCAGCAACAGCACCCGATGGTCTCGCTGTCCTTGGCATCTTCCTGGAT ACAGGTGACGACCACAGATGGCTCCACACGATAACAGACGCACTGTACATGGTGAAGTTTAAG GGCAGTATCACTGATTTCAAAGATTTCAACCCCAAGTGCCTCCTACCCAGCAGCCTTCACTACTGGACCTACCTGGGATCACTGACCACGCCCCCTCTCCATGAGAGTGTGATCTGGATTGTACTTAAGGACCCGATCACAGTGTCTGAAAAACAG CTGGGAAAATTCAGGATGCTTCTGTTCACTGGAGAGGAAGAAGACCAGAGGCTACGTATGGAGAACAACTTCAGACCTCCTCAGCCTCTAAAAGGCAGGAAAGTACGCTCCTCCAACTGA